A DNA window from Tachysurus fulvidraco isolate hzauxx_2018 chromosome 4, HZAU_PFXX_2.0, whole genome shotgun sequence contains the following coding sequences:
- the zcchc24 gene encoding zinc finger CCHC domain-containing protein 24 isoform X2 encodes MSLLSAIDSSTSVYQPAQLLNWVYLSLQDTHQTSAFDAFRPEASSGHPDLSYSKTPAAELGSSLSSNYLNSFFQLQRNEALNNGLYKSVSPYGSLNNIVDGLSSLTDHFSDLSLTSEPRKPSKRPPPNYLCHLCFNKGHYIKDCPQIYHLTAHLFLHVSLGDAVSRSQAEKGDSCTRKKRTREDLRKHWLHLSSLVGINK; translated from the exons ATGAGCTTGTTGTCTGCCATTGACAGCAGCACCTCGGTGTACCAGCCCGCACAGCTTTTAAACTGGGTTTATCTCTCTTTGCAAGACACGCATCAGACCAGCGCTTTCGATGCTTTCCGACCCGAAGCGAGTTCTGGCCATCCGGATCTGAGCTACAGTAAAACCCCTGCAGCCGAACTCGGCTCCTCTCTCAGCTCCAACTATCTCAACAGCTTTTTTCAGCTACAACGCAACGAG gCCCTGAATAATGGCTTATATAAAAGTGTTTCTCCGTATGGCTCTCTGAACAACATCGTGGACGGACTGAGCTCTCTAACAGACCACTTCTCTGACCTCTCCCTGACGTCTGAGCCACGCAAGCCTAGCAAGAGACCTCCACCTAACTACCTTTGCCATCTCTGCTTTAATAAGGGCCATTACATCAAGGATTGCCCTCAG ATTTATCATTTAacagcacacctgttcctccACGTCAGTCTCGGTGATGCAGTCTCTCGCTCTCAGGCAGAAAAAGGAGACAGCTGCACCCGCAAGAAAAGAACCCGGGAGGACCTAAGGAAACACTGGCTTCATTTAAGCTCCCTTGTgggaattaataaataa